The DNA segment TCACTTTACCCTAAACAATCTCACTCCTTAGACCTAAACCCAACCAAACCCACCAATGAAGAACAAgtaccagccaatcagagtagTAAGGTGGGTCATGACTTCTGATTCCAAATcaataaacaaaatatattagATAAGACCAACTAATGGTGCGTGGATCAGTATAATCTCATCTGTAGCTTTGGGATGGGTTTAACAGGTTCTACCGGGCTGGCACTGGGTCCAGTTCGAGGTCTTTACAACAGCTATGAATGGAGTTGACTGGTTTTCACCACTCTGGCTTCTTAATAGCAGTCGTCTGTGTACTGGGACCTACTGGTCTGAGCCGGCTTTCTGAGATCCTCTGTGGCCGCAGtgcatttcccagcatgcctttgTAAACAGGAAATAAACGGGAAGTAAAGCTTGATGCATGGCATCAGTAATGAGCAGCGACAATGTTCTCACTGGTGTGACATCaccatgatgatgtcatggcaACACTGATCCTTTTATACGTAAACACGCGCATACACACACGGTTCTATAGTCCATCAGCCAACCAGAAGCGCACCGACCCTCAGGCTTCTGTCAGgttcactctgattggctgcttcctgtctgacacTTCTTGTTCCCTTCTTCGGCATCTCTGTCAGGTAGAAGAGATTCCTCTATTGCCACTGATCCTTCCCATTATCTTTTTCGCTGCTGGGTGTGGACAGGTGAGCTGATCTCCAACCAATGAGATCAGAGGTCAGAGCGGTAACGACATCACGGGTCAGGAAGGTCGGAGATGTCCACCGTAACCTAGAAACCAAACATTAGCGTGCCTTTCCGGCTGCTGAATTGGCTGTGATTTGTGATTATTTGcagtgaaaggaaaagaaaagtgcGTATTACCTTGATGAAGATGGTGTCATCCTTGATGTAGCTGCCCGTCTCCAGGACGCtctgagacacaaagagaggaCAGCCAGAGGCTATATtcatctctgctgcaggacgcctgaagctgctgctgtttgggtcAGGCTTAAAAGCGTCGCCCAAGTGTTTCCTCGACGGACCCTGGTCCATCAGCATCAGCGTCACCTAccagagaagcaggaagacaCACAAGCCTGTCAAGCTTCCTTCCGGCCTTGATGGAGCAGAAAACGTAAGTGAAAGCTGAAAGCAAACCTTCTGTTTGAAGGGCCAGGGCAGCAATGCGTCATACTCCCCCCTCATCACCACAAAGAAGAGCGACAGGTGCGTCCCCTTGCCCATTCCGTCTCCGTTCAGGTAGACGCGAGCACACATCTTGTATCCAAAGTACCCGGTATAAAACGGCTGCGAGTACAGTGACAATGTCTTTGCTGCTACCGCCTCCTGTTTCCGTCTCTTGTAGTCCCGTATCTTCCATATCAAAGTCCCGTTGTAGCTCGCTGTCTCCAGCACTTGGAAACGAAGGTCCATGTCAGCCAGCCTGATGTCATGAACACTCAGCATGTCATCGTGTCGATTCATCTGAGTTTCCAGGGATGCTGTAGGGAAGCAGAAATTCATGAACCAGCTTCTGATCGAGTGTGTTTGAGTCCCCGTACACATGAACCTCGTGCCCACCCCAGACCTCTCCAAATAGTCCACGGACCTCGGGAAGTCGTTGCAAGACCTTTGCAATTAGTCCCTTAACCACAGAATCTAGTTTCAAGATCTTTGGATATTAGTcccaaaggacagggtgaagtggagaaggcccCCATCACGGGGCAAGActaaagtacagtagtactctTACCCAGAGTATGTGTTGTGGATCCGGAGCTGCTGCGTCCCCCTTGTTCCAGAGCATTCAGTCTCGTCCGGACATTGTCCAGCGTCCCCCTCACGTTCTCCACCTCGTCTCTAAGAGCACGAAGAGAGCGAagctccagctccacctccagcagcttctcagAGTGAGAACTCATGAGTTTCTGTAGTCAGGGAGGAGCGAGATGACCGGCTATCCAGGTTGGCAATGTTACTATGCAGTgtatctacccccccccccccccaatacatAGTGGACCAATAACACCTTGTTGACACCTTCCTAAAACTAGCTTAGGAAGATAAAGTACACGACCCCAGTACTGGTCCAACGTGGTTGATGGTCCCCGGGGACACGCCTATAGCGGGTTGACAGCATCCGCTTGGACTCACACCCGTCCGTGTCGGTCCTACCTGCATGGTGGCCAGTTTCTGCTCCATCTGTCGGTTCTTCTCTCTCAGCTCGTCGTTCTGGTTCTCCAGCTCAGCCAGACGACTGCTCAGAGACGGAAGCACCTTGTACCTCTCGGACAGCTCGCCTTTAACGTCGTCCACCTGGGGTCGAGGAGCAAAGGACAGTCAGGAAATATGAAGTACCCTGGACCGTCTGCTTCGGTACGGTTGCTACGGTTACCTTGCTCTCTAACGCGGCGTTTCGATTTGCCATCATTCTCAGGTGCTCGGCTGCAAAGGTGGACTCGTGTTGCCTCATGTCCAGATTCAAACCCTGAGACAAGCAGACACAGAGTTCATATTTAAAGGACGTACAGATGTGATGAACAGAAGACAGAAAGGAGCGGAGGGCGGCGGTGAAGCGCTACCTTGAAGGAGCAGCCATGGCGTTGGAACTGACAGCTCACCTGAGCTTTGGGACAGTCGTGTTGATGACTGGACAGCTGGGACACAAAAGCAAATCCATTATTCTCGTCCCGACCAGACGCTGCCTTAAAGCTCCGACATGCGTTAAAGGCAGAGTCTTACAAGCTGGATCAGTACCTCACTCCGGggcagggaagaggaggagcagtggtTGGGACAGGACACCGGGAATGCTGGACACACCGTCTCCTTGTGTTTCTGAAACCAGACAGAAATGCTCCGTGTTGGTTTCAGCCAACGAGCGACCGAGACGAGACGACACTGAAGCCAAAGGCAGTCAGCGATCGTCACAAACGCGGCCCCAGACGTCTACAACCAACCTGAACGTCGGTCAGAGGCATCTTCGTCATGCAATACTCGCAGCTGGCCTCCCGGTGTTTACATTTCCAGCTCAGGTGGTCGGGAATCTCCTTCCTCATC comes from the Brachionichthys hirsutus isolate HB-005 unplaced genomic scaffold, CSIRO-AGI_Bhir_v1 contig_569, whole genome shotgun sequence genome and includes:
- the LOC137917354 gene encoding TNF receptor-associated factor 3-like encodes the protein DHLNVCPFFEVPCPLGKCKERMMRKEIPDHLSWKCKHREASCEYCMTKMPLTDVQKHKETVCPAFPVSCPNHCSSSSLPRSELSSHQHDCPKAQVSCQFQRHGCSFKGLNLDMRQHESTFAAEHLRMMANRNAALESKVDDVKGELSERYKVLPSLSSRLAELENQNDELREKNRQMEQKLATMQKLMSSHSEKLLEVELELRSLRALRDEVENVRGTLDNVRTRLNALEQGGRSSSGSTTHTLASLETQMNRHDDMLSVHDIRLADMDLRFQVLETASYNGTLIWKIRDYKRRKQEAVAAKTLSLYSQPFYTGYFGYKMCARVYLNGDGMGKGTHLSLFFVVMRGEYDALLPWPFKQKVTLMLMDQGPSRKHLGDAFKPDPNSSSFRRPAAEMNIASGCPLFVSQSVLETGSYIKDDTIFIKVTVDISDLPDP